The following are from one region of the Pseudodesulfovibrio piezophilus C1TLV30 genome:
- a CDS encoding ABC transporter substrate-binding protein has product MKKLLIVIMMIVILAGCAEEPPKQDGTALLNENWTSIEKAAEGSTVRFYMYGGFAHVNNWVDTYVAQEVKKRFDISLVRVPMDASVFVNKLLTEKDAGKTIGSIDLLWINGENFKTTKQAGTLFGPYAEKLPNYIKHVDKSLASFDFGYPVDGFEAPYGRAQFVYEYDTQTTPTTPASFLDLSSWVRENPGQFTYPQPPDFTGSAFIRQAFYATTGGAQQYMDGWDEELFNRQAPKLWEYLNELKPFLWQKGKSYPKSSAEMDTLFSRGELSINMSYHPLHAQSKILDGSYPESIHTYVMHEGALFNLHFTAIPANAPNKAGAMVVSNFLLSPEAQLSKLDPGNWGDFPAIEMLTLSEENRHAFEGVELGSATLQPDILTQNSLPEIPAEYVEALEKGWEENVLR; this is encoded by the coding sequence ATGAAAAAATTACTGATCGTCATCATGATGATAGTCATTCTGGCAGGATGCGCCGAGGAACCGCCAAAACAGGACGGGACCGCACTGCTCAATGAAAACTGGACATCGATCGAAAAAGCAGCAGAAGGAAGCACTGTCCGATTCTATATGTACGGTGGTTTCGCTCATGTGAATAACTGGGTTGATACATACGTTGCCCAAGAAGTCAAAAAACGCTTTGATATCAGTCTGGTTCGTGTCCCCATGGACGCGAGTGTCTTTGTCAACAAACTCCTGACTGAAAAGGATGCGGGCAAGACAATTGGATCCATTGATCTGCTCTGGATCAACGGCGAAAATTTCAAGACGACAAAACAGGCCGGGACGCTCTTTGGTCCCTATGCCGAAAAACTGCCGAACTATATAAAACATGTGGACAAATCTCTTGCCTCCTTTGACTTCGGTTATCCTGTCGATGGATTTGAAGCTCCTTATGGACGCGCCCAGTTTGTCTACGAATATGATACCCAGACAACGCCAACAACACCGGCGAGTTTCCTGGATCTTTCCTCATGGGTTCGGGAAAATCCGGGCCAATTCACGTACCCTCAGCCCCCTGATTTTACCGGCTCCGCATTCATCCGACAGGCTTTTTACGCCACAACCGGGGGAGCACAGCAGTATATGGACGGATGGGATGAGGAACTGTTCAACAGGCAAGCTCCCAAGCTTTGGGAGTACCTCAATGAGCTCAAACCGTTTCTGTGGCAAAAAGGCAAATCCTACCCCAAAAGCTCTGCAGAAATGGACACTCTGTTCTCCCGAGGGGAATTAAGCATCAACATGTCCTATCATCCTCTTCATGCCCAATCGAAAATCCTGGATGGCTCCTACCCCGAGTCTATCCACACCTATGTCATGCATGAAGGAGCTCTCTTCAATCTGCATTTCACGGCGATTCCCGCCAATGCGCCCAACAAGGCAGGAGCCATGGTCGTCTCCAATTTCCTGCTCTCGCCGGAAGCACAACTCTCCAAACTTGACCCCGGCAACTGGGGGGACTTTCCAGCCATTGAAATGCTCACCCTCTCCGAAGAGAACCGACATGCCTTTGAAGGCGTTGAACTCGGCTCAGCAACCCTGCAACCCGATATTCTGACACAAAATTCCCTCCCGGAAATCCCTGCCGAGTATGTTGAGGCACTGGAAAAGGGCTGGGAGGAAAATGTCCTCAGGTAA
- a CDS encoding ABC transporter ATP-binding protein, with protein MFLEIKKLNKAFGNKPILKNISFTVEEGCAVSFVGPSGVGKTTLLKIIAGLEEPDSGTVNFGNLPSKENPIILVFQDYLLFPTLTVFENVAFGLRTRKVSGKEIEKRVMAHLEYFQLAEKRKAYPAALSAGQRQRVAIARAMIVNPAMLLLDEPFANLDRNLKLRTAEFIRDTQKEFGVTTIAVTHDQEEAFLMSDKVGVILEGGLAQFAPPREIYGTPISLDVARFLGPVNILPEALAQKLGVHKQNGEYYTRPENLQITACAEGIGEIKEAIFAGHYVKYTIEAEGVSLIVFTSDSDVRCGDRVNLVFKNQ; from the coding sequence ATGTTTCTTGAAATCAAAAAACTGAACAAGGCCTTTGGAAACAAACCAATCCTGAAGAACATCAGCTTCACGGTTGAAGAAGGCTGTGCCGTTTCCTTTGTCGGTCCATCCGGCGTGGGAAAGACAACCTTGCTCAAGATCATCGCCGGGCTGGAGGAACCAGATTCGGGCACGGTGAATTTCGGGAATCTGCCGAGCAAGGAGAACCCGATTATCCTCGTTTTTCAGGATTATCTCCTCTTCCCAACCCTGACGGTTTTTGAAAATGTGGCCTTTGGGTTACGCACACGAAAAGTCTCAGGAAAAGAAATCGAAAAACGGGTCATGGCCCACCTTGAGTATTTCCAACTGGCCGAAAAAAGAAAGGCATATCCCGCTGCCTTGTCTGCCGGACAAAGGCAACGCGTCGCCATTGCCCGTGCCATGATCGTCAATCCCGCCATGCTTTTGCTGGATGAACCCTTTGCGAATCTTGATCGCAACCTCAAGCTGCGAACCGCCGAGTTCATCCGTGACACGCAGAAGGAATTCGGCGTCACGACCATCGCCGTAACCCACGATCAGGAGGAAGCCTTTTTGATGTCGGATAAAGTCGGTGTCATACTCGAAGGGGGACTGGCTCAATTCGCTCCGCCCAGGGAAATCTATGGCACCCCCATCAGTCTGGATGTTGCACGCTTTCTCGGACCGGTGAACATACTCCCGGAAGCTTTGGCGCAGAAATTGGGTGTGCATAAGCAGAACGGAGAATACTACACACGCCCGGAAAATTTACAGATTACAGCCTGTGCAGAAGGTATTGGCGAAATAAAAGAGGCCATTTTTGCAGGCCATTACGTCAAATATACTATCGAAGCAGAGGGAGTTTCACTTATTGTTTTCACATCTGACAGTGATGTTCGGTGCGGCGACAGAGTGAATCTCGTCTTCAAGAACCAATAG
- a CDS encoding aminoglycoside phosphotransferase family protein, whose amino-acid sequence MNTIQSIYDFLTARGWLHLDDAEEQIRFLAAGEYNENYHITVQEIYGEANYVFRINHGSQLGLEDQIEYEFSVLHALARSKATPRPFYCEVNVTDTALGNGVLLMEYLPGRPLDYTTDLAEAAALFAKVHEQPIDNRLIVQANPLLDIANESDQLLRRYPDHPMKETGNRLFRYHEQIQNLADESSFLFQDDPMVIVNTEVNSRNFIILEQDDHKQGWLVDWEKAVVSSRFQDLGHFLIPTTTLWKTQYRFDSEARELFLKDYAQDAKLDMDMKTILHCTEIMERTILLRALSWCYMAHYEYTHSNRALKNEATFKTIGQYLDGIECFLKSKN is encoded by the coding sequence ATGAACACAATACAGTCAATATATGACTTCCTCACGGCTAGGGGATGGCTTCATCTTGATGATGCAGAAGAGCAAATACGCTTCCTGGCAGCCGGGGAATACAACGAAAATTATCATATCACGGTTCAGGAGATATACGGCGAAGCAAACTATGTCTTTCGCATCAACCATGGCAGCCAACTCGGACTGGAAGACCAGATAGAATATGAATTCTCAGTCCTCCACGCCCTTGCCAGGTCAAAGGCCACTCCCCGCCCCTTTTATTGTGAGGTAAATGTGACCGATACGGCTCTTGGCAACGGCGTCCTGCTCATGGAATATCTTCCGGGGCGACCTCTGGATTATACCACTGACCTCGCAGAAGCCGCTGCTCTCTTCGCCAAGGTCCATGAGCAACCTATCGACAACCGTCTGATCGTCCAAGCCAATCCTCTTCTGGATATAGCTAATGAAAGCGATCAACTCCTTCGTCGCTACCCCGACCATCCCATGAAAGAAACCGGTAATCGACTGTTCAGGTATCACGAGCAGATACAAAATTTGGCCGATGAATCTTCCTTCCTGTTTCAGGATGATCCCATGGTCATTGTCAACACCGAGGTCAATTCCCGCAACTTCATCATTCTGGAGCAGGATGATCACAAGCAAGGGTGGCTGGTTGACTGGGAAAAAGCTGTTGTCTCAAGCCGTTTTCAGGACCTCGGCCATTTTCTTATTCCCACCACGACCCTTTGGAAGACCCAGTATCGTTTTGACAGTGAAGCGCGGGAACTCTTTCTGAAGGACTATGCTCAAGACGCAAAGCTTGACATGGATATGAAAACAATCCTGCACTGCACGGAAATAATGGAAAGGACAATCCTGCTCCGGGCACTGTCATGGTGTTATATGGCACATTATGAATACACCCACAGCAACCGTGCATTGAAAAATGAGGCCACGTTCAAGACCATAGGGCAATATCTGGACGGAATAGAATGTTTCTTGAAATCAAAAAACTGA